In Halobaculum sp. XH14, a single genomic region encodes these proteins:
- a CDS encoding DEAD/DEAH box helicase — protein MTDEGGGRSGTETDPDGAADTGDQGAGEPDPLADDSDPDGVTMDEFYDVVEAEERPVLTASQVARRAGLSQAGARDALDDLSDGGDLERVDVETDPVVYYPSTWGELAERERVVLFPERREVVVDRPTQYTRARLSQFAHLVDSTGTEPGTRGYLYEIRQEDVWAAPFEDCSELLARMRSVFPRRSPHLEGWVEDQWNRANQFTLETHEEGYVVLSAEREELMGNVARQKLDESHLQADMSDTESWVNTEELGAIKRILYEAGYPVRDERDLESGDPLDVSLDVDVRAYQADWRDRFLEKRAGVFVGPPGSGKTVAAISVLAAVGGETLILVPSRELAGQWTAELRRHTDLPEDRIGEYHGGTKQVRPVTIATYQTAGMDRHRSLFDSREWGLVVYDEVQHIPSDVFRRTADLQTKHRLGLSATPVREDDREEEIFTLIGPPIGTDWGALFDAGYVQEPEVEIRYVPWRHDDARNEWASADRREKHRVAARNPAKVEEIRRLRDKHDDAKALIFADYLAQGERIAEALGVPFVSGETRHAERRRLFEEFRQGERRTLVVSRIADEGIDLPNAELAVVASGLGGSRRQGAQRAGRTMRPAGSALVYVLATRGTSEEDFAQRRMNHLAEKGIRVRERTVE, from the coding sequence ATGACGGACGAGGGCGGCGGCCGGTCGGGGACGGAGACCGACCCCGACGGGGCCGCTGACACGGGGGACCAGGGTGCCGGCGAGCCCGACCCGCTCGCCGACGATTCGGACCCGGACGGGGTCACGATGGACGAGTTCTACGACGTCGTCGAAGCCGAGGAGCGACCGGTGCTCACGGCCTCGCAGGTCGCCCGCAGGGCGGGGCTGAGCCAGGCCGGGGCCCGCGACGCGCTCGACGACCTCTCCGACGGCGGTGACCTCGAGCGCGTCGACGTGGAGACGGATCCGGTCGTCTACTACCCGAGCACCTGGGGCGAACTGGCCGAACGCGAGCGGGTCGTGCTGTTTCCCGAGCGTCGGGAGGTCGTCGTGGATCGGCCGACACAGTACACCCGCGCACGGCTCTCGCAGTTCGCCCACCTCGTCGACTCGACCGGAACCGAACCCGGCACTCGCGGCTACCTCTACGAGATCCGCCAGGAGGACGTCTGGGCGGCGCCGTTCGAGGACTGCTCCGAACTGCTCGCGCGGATGCGGTCGGTGTTCCCGCGTCGCTCGCCGCACCTGGAGGGCTGGGTCGAGGACCAGTGGAACCGGGCCAACCAGTTCACGCTCGAAACGCACGAGGAGGGCTACGTCGTCCTCTCGGCCGAGCGCGAGGAGCTGATGGGCAACGTCGCCCGGCAGAAGCTCGACGAGTCGCACCTCCAGGCCGACATGTCGGACACCGAATCCTGGGTCAACACCGAGGAACTCGGCGCGATCAAGCGCATCCTCTACGAGGCCGGCTACCCGGTCCGGGACGAGCGCGACCTGGAGTCGGGCGACCCGCTCGACGTCTCGCTCGACGTGGACGTTCGGGCGTACCAGGCGGACTGGCGTGACCGCTTCCTGGAGAAGCGTGCCGGCGTCTTCGTCGGCCCGCCCGGGAGCGGGAAGACCGTCGCGGCCATCTCGGTCCTCGCGGCGGTCGGGGGCGAGACGCTGATCCTCGTGCCGTCCCGGGAACTCGCCGGCCAGTGGACGGCGGAACTGCGCCGACACACCGACCTCCCCGAGGACCGGATCGGCGAGTACCACGGCGGGACGAAGCAGGTTCGGCCCGTCACGATAGCGACCTACCAGACCGCGGGGATGGATCGGCACCGCTCGCTGTTCGACTCGCGCGAGTGGGGCCTGGTCGTCTACGACGAGGTCCAGCACATCCCCTCGGACGTGTTCCGCCGGACGGCGGACCTCCAGACGAAACACCGGCTCGGCCTGTCGGCGACGCCGGTCAGGGAGGACGACCGCGAGGAGGAGATCTTCACGCTCATCGGGCCGCCGATCGGGACCGACTGGGGCGCGCTGTTCGACGCGGGCTACGTGCAGGAGCCGGAAGTCGAGATCAGATACGTTCCCTGGCGACACGACGACGCGCGAAACGAGTGGGCGAGCGCGGACCGCCGGGAGAAACACCGCGTCGCCGCGCGAAACCCGGCGAAGGTCGAGGAGATCCGACGGTTGCGGGACAAACACGACGACGCCAAGGCGCTGATCTTCGCGGACTACCTGGCCCAGGGTGAACGGATCGCGGAGGCGCTCGGAGTCCCGTTCGTCTCCGGGGAGACGCGCCACGCGGAGCGTCGACGGCTGTTCGAGGAGTTCCGGCAGGGCGAGCGGCGGACGCTCGTCGTCTCCCGAATCGCCGACGAGGGGATCGACCTGCCGAACGCGGAACTCGCGGTCGTCGCCTCGGGACTGGGCGGCAGTCGTCGGCAGGGGGCACAGCGCGCCGGCCGGACGATGCGACCCGCGGGCTCGGCGCTGGTGTACGTGCTCGCGACGCGGGGGACGAGTGAGGAGGACTTCGCCCAGCGGCGGATGAACCACCTCGCGGAGAAGGGCATCAGGGTGCGCGAACGGACGGTCGAGTAG
- a CDS encoding nitroreductase family protein, protein MEYDEVIHRRRMVRNFREDPIDEGATERIVTAGLQGPSAGFSQGFGFLVLESPEDRERFWSTNEHNVQPERVRRAPLVVVPFACKDDYLDRYAEPDKGWTDREESRWPVPYWYIDTGMAALNVLHAAVAEGLGALFFGIPDEDWPALRDAFSVPEAYDPIGAITVGHPADERIEGSGDTRRRKDVEEHVHGGDWGDTFR, encoded by the coding sequence ATGGAGTACGACGAGGTCATCCATCGCCGTCGGATGGTCCGGAACTTCCGCGAGGATCCGATCGACGAGGGTGCAACAGAGCGGATCGTCACCGCCGGGCTACAGGGGCCATCGGCCGGGTTCAGCCAGGGGTTCGGTTTCCTCGTGCTCGAGTCGCCGGAGGACCGCGAGCGGTTCTGGTCGACCAACGAGCACAACGTCCAGCCCGAGCGCGTCCGCAGGGCGCCGCTGGTGGTGGTACCGTTCGCCTGCAAGGACGACTATCTCGACCGGTACGCCGAGCCAGACAAGGGGTGGACCGACCGCGAGGAGTCGCGCTGGCCGGTGCCGTACTGGTACATCGACACCGGGATGGCCGCGTTGAACGTCCTCCACGCCGCAGTCGCCGAGGGACTCGGAGCGCTGTTCTTCGGCATCCCCGACGAGGACTGGCCGGCGCTCCGGGACGCCTTCAGCGTGCCCGAGGCGTACGACCCCATCGGCGCGATCACCGTCGGCCATCCTGCGGACGAGCGAATCGAGGGATCTGGAGACACTCGCCGGCGGAAGGACGTCGAGGAACACGTCCACGGCGGCGACTGGGGCGACACGTTCCGTTGA
- a CDS encoding tubulin/FtsZ family protein: MKIALIGVGNAGGKVADAVFTYQLDRERTLCSAVLAVNSARTDLAKLDRIPEGKQLLIGQTDERVKGHGVGSDPDLGAEVTRRDLHEIERALDEVPVYDIDAFLVVAGLGGGTGSGGAPVLSAALRETYDEPVYGLGILPSEEEGGRASYNAARSFRSFAESTDNLLVFDNDSWRGHQDSVGAGYDRTNREIATRIEALLSAGEVDGETVSENAMDASDIRRTLGTGGVSTIAYAETDVEPSTKDSRGLLARLRTNGADEPTDPAKKLSGLVRQAIQSRLTLPADVESAERSLIVVSGPPEEFSRKGIESARRWLEQRTGSIEVLAGDSPRPYADTVSAVVLLSNVTDAPRIDALQEKAVDARENVSEQAEERAAEIQELITDEEDELDPL; the protein is encoded by the coding sequence ATGAAGATCGCGCTCATCGGGGTCGGGAACGCCGGCGGCAAGGTCGCCGATGCCGTGTTCACCTACCAGCTCGACCGGGAGCGCACGCTCTGTAGCGCCGTCCTCGCTGTCAACTCGGCACGAACTGATCTTGCGAAGCTGGACCGGATCCCCGAGGGGAAACAGCTCCTGATCGGGCAGACCGACGAGCGGGTCAAGGGCCACGGCGTCGGAAGCGACCCGGACCTGGGCGCCGAGGTCACGCGACGTGACCTCCACGAGATCGAACGCGCACTCGACGAAGTGCCAGTCTACGACATCGACGCGTTCCTCGTGGTCGCGGGGCTGGGCGGGGGAACGGGCAGCGGCGGCGCGCCGGTCCTGAGCGCGGCGCTCCGGGAGACGTACGACGAGCCAGTGTACGGGCTCGGCATCCTGCCGAGCGAGGAGGAGGGCGGCCGGGCGTCGTACAACGCGGCCCGCTCGTTCCGCTCGTTCGCCGAGTCGACGGACAACTTGCTCGTCTTCGACAACGACTCGTGGCGCGGCCACCAGGACTCCGTGGGTGCCGGATACGACCGGACCAACAGGGAGATCGCAACGCGGATCGAAGCGTTGCTCTCCGCCGGCGAGGTCGACGGCGAGACGGTCTCGGAGAACGCGATGGACGCGAGCGACATCAGGCGGACGCTGGGGACCGGCGGGGTCAGCACGATCGCGTACGCCGAGACCGACGTCGAGCCGTCGACGAAGGACTCCCGCGGCCTGCTCGCCCGACTCCGGACGAACGGTGCCGACGAGCCAACGGACCCGGCCAAGAAGCTCAGCGGGCTGGTCCGACAAGCCATCCAGTCCAGGCTGACCCTCCCGGCTGACGTGGAGTCGGCCGAGCGGTCGCTCATCGTCGTCTCCGGCCCGCCGGAGGAGTTCTCGCGGAAGGGCATTGAGAGCGCCCGCCGCTGGCTCGAACAGCGGACCGGCAGCATCGAGGTGCTCGCCGGCGACAGCCCGCGGCCGTACGCGGACACGGTGTCGGCGGTCGTCCTCCTCTCGAACGTGACGGACGCGCCGCGGATCGACGCCCTGCAGGAGAAGGCGGTCGACGCCCGGGAGAACGTCTCCGAGCAGGCCGAGGAGCGCGCGGCGGAGATCCAGGAGCTGATCACCGACGAGGAGGACGAACTGGACCCCCTCTGA
- a CDS encoding NAD(P)/FAD-dependent oxidoreductase: MAHVAVVGGGAAGLSAAMFAAKNGLDATVFDTDASWLHKAHLFNYPGIDSLDGDAYLDVAREQAKRFGAEINQGEEVTAVTDEGDLAVTTEDGEYDADYVVLATGANRDLAEELGCELTDEGAVDVDVTMETSVDGVYATGAMVRTEEWQAVISAGDGAAAALNVLSRERGEHFHDFDTPADADEALGTLIDDE, from the coding sequence ATGGCTCACGTAGCTGTGGTCGGTGGCGGTGCCGCCGGACTGTCGGCCGCGATGTTCGCCGCGAAGAACGGGCTCGACGCGACCGTCTTCGACACGGACGCGAGCTGGCTGCACAAGGCACACCTGTTCAACTACCCGGGAATCGACTCGCTCGACGGCGACGCGTACCTCGACGTGGCGCGGGAGCAAGCGAAGCGGTTCGGCGCGGAGATCAACCAGGGCGAGGAAGTCACCGCGGTCACGGACGAGGGCGACCTCGCCGTCACCACCGAGGACGGCGAGTACGACGCCGACTACGTCGTGCTGGCGACCGGCGCGAACCGCGACCTCGCGGAGGAACTCGGCTGTGAACTGACCGACGAGGGTGCGGTCGACGTGGACGTGACGATGGAGACCAGCGTCGACGGCGTGTACGCGACCGGCGCGATGGTCCGGACGGAGGAGTGGCAGGCCGTCATCTCGGCCGGCGACGGCGCGGCCGCGGCGCTCAACGTCCTTTCCCGCGAGCGCGGCGAACACTTCCACGACTTCGACACGCCCGCAGACGCCGACGAGGCGCTGGGAACCCTGATCGACGACGAATAG
- a CDS encoding DMT family transporter has translation MSSFVVVENRVPPFAALAVAVVAISTSAILVEWSRAPSLVKALYRVVFTVAALMPVALARPSDRAGFRQLRRRDTLLAVLAGVALAIHFASWFESLRWTSVAASVTLVQAQPLFVALGAWALLDERVTPRMVAGIGVALVGMAVMSGGDVVLGTASLAGERPLFGNALAVLGAVTAASYVLAGRSLRQRLPLLPYVLVVYASCAVALFAATLASGHPLFDYPVREWLLFLGMAAGPGIFGHTVINWALAHVESSVVSVSLLGEPVGSTLLAVVLLSEYPTPVTLVGGAIVLGGVYVTAAARARGT, from the coding sequence GTGTCGTCGTTCGTCGTCGTCGAGAACCGCGTGCCACCGTTCGCAGCGCTCGCGGTCGCCGTCGTCGCGATCTCGACGAGCGCCATCCTCGTGGAGTGGAGCCGAGCGCCGAGCCTCGTGAAGGCGCTCTACCGCGTCGTCTTCACCGTCGCGGCCCTCATGCCGGTCGCGCTCGCTCGGCCGAGCGACCGCGCCGGGTTCCGACAGCTTCGCCGTCGGGACACGCTACTTGCCGTGCTCGCGGGAGTCGCGCTCGCGATCCACTTCGCGTCGTGGTTCGAGAGCCTCCGCTGGACGTCCGTCGCCGCCAGCGTCACGCTCGTCCAGGCCCAGCCGCTGTTCGTCGCACTCGGCGCGTGGGCGCTGCTCGACGAGCGGGTCACGCCCAGGATGGTCGCCGGCATCGGCGTCGCGCTCGTCGGAATGGCCGTGATGAGCGGCGGCGACGTCGTGCTCGGGACGGCCTCGCTCGCCGGCGAGCGGCCGCTGTTCGGCAACGCGCTCGCCGTCCTCGGCGCCGTCACCGCCGCGAGCTACGTGCTCGCGGGGCGGTCGCTCCGCCAGCGACTCCCGCTCCTGCCGTACGTCCTCGTCGTGTACGCGAGCTGTGCCGTCGCGCTGTTCGCGGCGACCCTCGCCAGCGGCCACCCGCTATTCGACTACCCGGTGCGGGAATGGCTGCTGTTCCTCGGGATGGCTGCGGGGCCGGGCATCTTCGGCCACACCGTCATCAACTGGGCGCTCGCACACGTCGAGTCGAGCGTCGTCTCCGTCTCGCTGCTCGGCGAACCCGTCGGGAGCACGCTGCTGGCGGTGGTCCTACTCTCAGAGTATCCGACGCCGGTGACGCTGGTGGGCGGAGCCATCGTCCTCGGCGGCGTGTACGTCACCGCCGCGGCACGGGCGAGGGGAACCTGA
- a CDS encoding SRPBCC family protein, with amino-acid sequence MSTYRRRTHVDAPFEEVWSFHSRQSGLESVTPAFMNLRIERVVGPDGELDPEVLEPGTRLEMSVRPFGVGPRQPWTALIRERARGDDQGYFVDTMEEGPFPRWRHTHRFRAEDGGTLVQDEVQYRLPGGAVGRVLGPFAQVGFEPMFRDRHRRTRALLEE; translated from the coding sequence GTGAGCACCTATCGCCGTCGGACCCACGTCGACGCGCCGTTCGAGGAGGTGTGGTCGTTCCACTCGCGGCAATCCGGCCTCGAATCGGTGACGCCCGCGTTCATGAACCTCCGCATCGAGCGCGTCGTCGGTCCGGACGGCGAACTCGACCCGGAGGTGCTCGAGCCCGGGACCCGACTGGAGATGAGCGTCAGGCCGTTCGGCGTCGGCCCCCGACAGCCGTGGACCGCGCTGATTCGGGAGCGGGCCAGGGGCGACGACCAGGGCTACTTCGTGGACACGATGGAGGAGGGGCCGTTTCCGAGGTGGCGACACACCCACCGGTTTCGCGCCGAGGACGGCGGAACCCTCGTCCAGGACGAGGTGCAGTATCGGCTCCCCGGCGGAGCGGTCGGGAGGGTACTCGGACCGTTCGCTCAGGTCGGCTTCGAGCCGATGTTCCGCGACCGTCACCGGCGGACGAGGGCGCTACTGGAGGAGTGA